The sequence TAgaagtcgaaaatcgatgtccgatgcCATTTTTAAAATCCGAGATGGTgaaccgaaattcaagatggcggccatatgtaCCAATTATTTGATGCAAAACCTTGCGATATAGGTGTCTAACGATCGGGCTCGATCAGtaaaactcgaaaatcgatatccgactcaattttgaaatcCAATATATTGGCCCGAAAATCTAGATGGCGACAATATTTAACAATCGTTTGACCTGAAACCTTGCattatgggtgtcaaaattgcGTCAAAATTACGTCGgaaatcgattttcgagttctactcataacttggatttcaaaatggcaacggacatcgattttcgagttctattcATCAAACCCATTCGATAGGCCCATCATACCCATGATacgaagaggttcaagagaagacaatgtgagccacccaccacgagtttgcattTTCCGTCATagcttttttttcgttcaatcgTATCTTTAGCTTATTTGaggacaactttcccaaagaaaacatattttttaagcctctaactGTTTCCGAagattaaaacaaaacattgaaaagtGCTGTCTTAAGGCCGGTTTACACTTCCAACActttttcatgttttgttttcgattttcaaAACAGTTAGAGATTCTTTGAGAAAATTTACCAATGCTAAAGATACAATTGAgcgaataataaaataatcacgGGATAGGTTAATATTTTCAGCGATATGCAAGCATCAATCATTCAAGGATATTCCAGAGAAATTGAGAAAGCTGACCTTAAATAAATCAAAGACTGAAACTAAGACAATGAAACGAGATAAAATTTTGACGGAAAAGGTCTATTGTTGCAAATCATTCTTGAGAGATTTCTACTGATATTACTCTGagatttgattttaaaattcccCCTATCGTGGAACAgatttttcagaagaatttcctctggattgCCTGTGGaatttttctctgaaaattcttgatGAAAGTCTCTTAGAGTTTCTGTGTTTATGTATTTTTAGGCaatttcctcaaaaattccttcaaaaaatttccAAGAGCCAGTTAGTAAATATTGCGGAAACTCATTGACAATTTATGGCAAATTTATCtagaatttccaaaaataaattttgaaattctccgggaatttttgcAGAACTTAATCCAAGCCCCACTACGAGAATTTTTCCAAGGATTCCTGCGATAGTTTCTTGTTACATTTCTCCGGTCATTCATTAACTTTTTCGTCCCCAAcctttttttgatattttgtaactcattcaattttccaaaaaatgtttgaaattttcgGACATAAACCAGTCTTAGATATGCCAGTTTTATGGTTCAGGAtttctccttagccgtgcggtaagacgagcggctacaaagcaagaccatgctgagggtggctgggttcgattcccggtgccggtctaggcaattttcagattggaaattgtctcgacttccctgggcataaaaagtatcatcgtgctagcctcatgatatacgaatgcaaaaatggtaacctggcgtagaaacctcgcagttaataactgtggaagtgcctaatgaacgctgcgaggcggctctgtcccagtgtggggatgtaatgccaataagaagaagaagaagatggtttAGGATTCATGAGAAATCTCCTTGAAGTCTGTCGGGTGGCAATCTAGGATTTTATCACCGGACTTGATGGTCATATGGCTTCCGCCTCATACGCAAGacgtcgtgggttcaatcccaggcccgatCCATTCCTTCTACATCGCatctttccatatatttctcatgttctagcaattgctGGAACTGGAAATGTGATTCCATACCGTTTTCATCTTCTAATCATACCAAAAACTTGACCAGCTCAGGCAGGTAGCTGTTAGAAttcaaaatgagcgaaaaaaaaacacgtagCTTCATTGAATTGGAGTATACCACCCTCTAATTActagcctccatttgagagacatgaaggcctTTTTCTGGAAAGCTGAGTAGTTTTGTTGCTAGAGGTTTGGAAGACTTCTTTTCAGAGACTTGGGaatcttttttcaagaggcttgggagccccctttcaagagccttgggagcctccttttaacagacttgcaagccttctttcaaaaggctcggaaaccccgGAGGCcactttttaagaggctcagaagtctcctttcaagaggctggtaGACTTTCTTTCAaaacgctcggaagcctactttcaagaggtttattTTAGGTGGCTTGGGAGTCCCtacaagagacttggaagcctcctttaaagataCTCAgacgccttcttttaagaggctcgaaagccatcTTTTGAGAGACTCGAAAGCcaccttttaaaaggctcggaagtcttctttcaagaggctcgaaagtctactttcaagcagCTCGGAGAGCTCAGGTCCGTTTTGTATATATCTTGAGAGCtacgcttatttttatttacagcgaaaaaaatagggggtacctcaataaataaaaaagttcgaaggggtaccagtaaagaaaaaagttgagaaccgctgacctaGACGAACTTGTGCCATAGAACCGAAATCCAGATTCCAAATACAAAAAATCTACATGATCTCGTGGCGAGTACAGAGGTGTTCTCGTCTTGCAGAGAAGAGTGATTGCAGCATCAATTCCTCGtggtgaggacgtggccagcgccgttatcgaccatttaaaaaatactagagctctcggactgtgcacattgaggttggagaacAAATCCCacgcttccatccattggttccctgtgcaattgagactgttctggtcaatcacggagtagaaaCTACGAAATGGACggtcatgctcatgctcattgcTCATGTTATTCGTACCAACATAGTcttttcataatttcataatCGTATCGGGGGAGAATTTGCGAAGCATCTGAACGAATTCAGAAGCATGGCGGCCAGTTTTTAGTACACTGGAACCTGGGACACATATTAGAATACCTTCAAATGTATCATAAGCCATATCAGTATTCGTTATATTTtgtgtaaaaaatatttttttcgaatttgttACTAACTGCATTCGGATATTATCAAACAAAACATTAACTCATCGTTCGTTCACGACAGTGTTAAATTctaatataatttatttaaaatacatATACAATAGTATTTCTTCACTATCCTCTCTTTCGTTAAATTACTTAAACTTAACAAACATGTTCATTCGTGACACACATTTTGATTGCAAGCTGAACGTTCCCACGGTTCCATTTCGCACCGGGTGATGGGGTTGTTGAATTCCACATAAGGCAGCATCTTCTGATTATCAATGTCAGATTTGTGAATCCATATTTCGTGTTTACAAATTTGGCTTTATTTTTCTATTCTTTTGAAAAGGTCATACGCAGACAAAATTCTCTTTCAAATGGACTTAGCACACATCTATTCAATGTCGTAAGGAAATTATTTTACGTAACTATGATTTTAGTCTAATAATTTATTGGCATCTTTAGTCGTCACAGTGCAGTAATAGGGAACATAATTCTCAACTGGGGAAGAAAGGGGTCACATAATTCAACAATTTGCACGTTAATATTTACATTCTAAGAGCGACCGACTGAAAACTAAGGTTCACAATGGTGCAAGAAGGAAGGAGAGGATTCTTCAGGAACGTTTCTGAATGCTATGATTTACTTTGTTCTTCTGGTTGTTCTTCCACATGGCTgaatgattttgtgtttttatgAATGGGTGTGTTTAACTATCACATTTGTTTTTAGTTTTCCTAATAATTTATGCTTTAACGATTCTGTCGAGAAGTCCATGTGTGTTTAGATTGACTCATTATTACTACATGAATAACCCatcatttttaaaagttaaaacgTTTTGTGCACACTGATGATGACTGATTATTTAAACGATCTATAGCATAAACTTTTCCTTCATCACGATTGCAACCACGAAGAATCTTATTGCAAAATATTTCCTTTTCATGCCGCTTTCCTAAATTTATGTTTCGTTTACTATAATTCCTGAAAATCTCTTCCTAAGCGATTACTGTTTTGAGCGCACATGACAGGTTACTAAACGTTGAACGTAGGAAACTCAATTCTCAACGGATGCTTATCTATACAAATTTCTGACTCGATATACTCTTATCGGTTTGGCAACCTCACCGATAACAAATGTTCAATGTCGATCTAAAAACAAGCTCGGGTCACCGTCTGTGCGGATTAGCAGTGCCTAGACGGACGTCATCGGTCTCATGACGTCCCGGATTCGTTAGGAAGGCCGCAGCAAAATCCGCAGCAAGGTGTACCAAGGTCTGTGacgtctgtctgtctgtccttCGCTGTTCAGCGTGGATCAGAACTTCTGGTCGGTTGTCGTTATGTAATCTCCGGCTCTCGATCGACTTCGCGTGACCAAGATAGGAGTTTTTGGTTTCGGAGTTTCGGTTAGTTTGATTTTGACGCGTCCGGTTTCCGGCGAGTACACCGGGCTGTAGCGATCGGACTTTGGTGACGTGGGCACGTAGATGGGACTGTATCGTTTGGATTTGGGCGACTCAATGGGCTCTGGCTGAAGTTGGTTAGGATTGCCATTTGGCGGTAGGAACTCTTCATCGGCTTGAGATGGCACATTGTGATTGGGTTGATGAACTCCGGGTAGGTCACCGTTTCCTACGGGTCCGTTTCCGTTCTGGAGCGGAACcgtattattgttgttattcGGAGGCACATTTTCGTACAAGCTTTCTTTGCTCTTGTTTCTGTCAGCAGGAACTGGTTTGAATGATTCCATGGCGGGCTTATCTAAGGAAGTCCTTTCTGGTTTTGCTGGAGGATAATTGTTGGGTTTATCACTGAAAACCTTTTGATAATCAGATTTATCATTTATCAGAGGTGTTTGCTCCGGTATGCTATGGCCATTCTTCTCCACAGGTTTGCCCAACAAATTCTTGTCCATGTCCAGCATTTCGCGTCCTCTGGCGGCTTCAAGGTCTGCTTTACCACGACGGTTTCTGGAACTTGGCTTCCGCTTGCACATAACCACAAGAATCAAGCTAATAAGAATAATTCCAAGAATTGCCAATAGAATATATGTTCCTTGGCTATCAGTATCAGCGCGAGTAGGTGATTCGGAGATGTTTGATTTCTGCTCTTCAGTTGGGCCGTCTGTACCTCCGGAGGTGCCTTTGCTGACATCCGCAAACACATTTACATTAACAGGCATAACCCCTTCCGTAGACTCCGTAGCTGGTGATGAAGTTGAATCGTCATCAAGCCCTTTGCCAAAGATGCCCAATCCATCTGGGGGAGTTATGGGTTTTTCTTCACTGGTACTGTCTTCTAAATCAGTGTCAGTCGGTTTTTCGGAAGAATCTTCAGCTCCAATCGCCCGTAATCCAGTGAGGAAAGCACCAGCTCCACTACCACTGCCATCATCATCTTCGCTTTCCACTGCATTTTGGACCTGGCCAACTCGAACACTGTCGTCACTTTCAGCACCAGATCCCTCAACTGTCGAAGACAAATCAGCTACTTTTCTTGCCTCAGCCTTTTCCTCTTCTCCAATGTCCGATGGTCCACTGCCGGAAGCATCCTCCAACTCCTCGTCATTTTGTATGTCCATCGGAGGATCTTGCGATTTTAGCTTCTCTCCGACAGGGAAGTATTCTTTTTTGAAATCATCATCATCCTCTTCCTCGTCGTCGTTCAAATCTGCTTGATCtcccagcatcaaatcgttttcaTCCTCATAGTCATCCCAATTGTAGCCACCGTCTCTTCTAGCTTCATTGCAAACATCCGATTGCTTCACCTGTAGCCACGGTCTACCCTTGAACTCTTGCGGGGCATTGCATTTGATATGCTGATCAGACCACACGTGCCTGGTTGTCAGCCAGTTTCGAATGTGCAACGTTTCGCAGGTGCAGTTTATCGGATTGTCCGCCAGCTCAATGGATCGCAGCTTCTTTAGTTTCATCAAATACAGCGGCAGGTAAGTGATATCATTGTGCGACAAATTCAGCGATTCCACGTACAGTGGGATCTTCGACAGCTTTCCGGACGTGATTCGATTCTGGCTCAGATTGAGACGCCGTATCCGCTTGCCCAGGTGATTTACCTCAGCCAGTTGGTTGTCGGACAGATCCAACTCGGTGATGTTTCGGATGTTTTCCAAGTGGGCCGGTATCTTTTTCAGCTCTAACCCGGACAGGACCAGCCGCTTGATGGGTAAACTTTTGTCGATACTGCGCAGCCCGGATGCGCTGGAGCAAGCGATGCTGGCGTTGTTGCATTCACAGCCCTTGGGACAGATGTAGGCTGATGTGTTTGTAGCCGCGACGGCATTGAGCAATACGAGTAGGGCCACCAGTGCCAACTGGGGCAGATGGCGGCGGTTGGTAGTCGTTGTCGCCGACGACGACGCCACTCCGGACGACGTCATCATTTAGTTGAGTTGGGCAACGGCAAGGTATTGGAGGCACTGGATCTGGAAAGATATAGGAAATAGGAAATTCAATTAGAACAACTGAAATGTCTACAATATGATATAGGATGATTAACACCAATTGGGTTCAAAATCTGTTAACAGATTTAAAACAGGGGAGAGGTGAGCTTGGcaagttttattttattactagTAGACCCGGCAGACgatgtcctgcatagtaggcgaaaatgcgcgttgtgaacagCCCTAGCAAGATTCCCATACGGATCTTAATTTTAGTCTTTTACTATTTACTCGACTTTAGCAATGGTTtttcatgaggaaatatcatataaacccgtcggaaacgataacgaacatatgtgctgaaggaatgaagaaaatccatccagccgttttcgagttatgcggatacgaacacagaccatttcatttttattatatagaagattgaTATGGTGTTCAGAAATCATGCTTTCTGTAACTTTAACAGAATATTGTTTAGCATGCAAATAATCTTCTGACGTTTGTATTAAGAGCACAATTTGTCCAATTATAGAATCATAATTGCTAACAAAGCCATACTTTGAAATGATGTTCTTTTATGCTTTTGGATAGCTTGGGCGAAACCAAAAAGGTCACAACGTCTTGAAACTCTTTGTGGGCAAAAGCACGCATCAGTATTTCAAGCTCGTTCCCAATAATTGCATCTCTGAGTCACGCTGCTGGAGAAGATAACTTTGTAAAAAGTGATAACTCATGAAGAGAAATTGTTACTCCATATTAAAAACACGACATATTTTGCGCATGAGTCCTAACCGTCTAACATCAAAgggaatttattcaatttcatcaCGATAAGCTCACCGTCAGCACCGGTGGCAAATGTATTGAAACATGCTTCACAATTGCTAATCGAATGTCAGTCTGATTTGGTCATTTTCCTCCATCCATCCATTCATCCATCCACGATAATGTGATGTTCACCGGCATAATCATTCAGTCATTTATTGACTGGTAAAACCTTCGTTTGACGAGCCCATGCATGTCGCCACCACCTCATTGTAGATCGTTGCTTACTTTGAAAACAAGATAGCAATAAAATTCGCACCGCAGACGATCTTTTTGAAAATGTGTTTCAAAACCGAGGTTTAGATAAAAGTCTCTGTTTCCCTCATCTTTTTCGCAAGCAAGCATGGCTACAACAAATCGTTCCACTGTGCTTCCCGTATATTCGACCACCTTCGACCAACAACATGCAGCATGACATGTGCATTTGCCGTCGATTCGGGAAATAAGTAGGTAGGCAGCCTCTCACTATTCAACATTTAACTGTGGGAAATTTGCCGAACACGTCGTCTCGTCCGTGCGGTTCGGTGATGAATTGATAAACCGCAAAGCTGTTCCGACTCCGGCTGACAACGCCGTGCCGTaatgaagaattcctggtggataaTGGACCTTGTTTGGTAAAAAGCCATAAATTATCTGAATGGCAAACGTACCAGCCGCAGGCATGTTTTACACGAAGCCGCGCAGACTGTGGACACTTTCAACTCGTAAAAAGCTATTTGTGATTTGGTGTGAGCGATTGGGATTTCCTGAAGTCTAGTCAGCGACAACTCAATGAGATTCCGCACGAATCTGACACGGCATCCATCCTCTTACAATCAATGACCACACAAGATGGCGGATTACTGATTACGGATAAACAGGAATCTGTAAACTATTATAAGTGTTTGTCGGTAGTTATAGTGTCCTTCACTAATAATTAGGCACGATTGGACGAATAATTATCTTTGAAGCTgttcttttttttctgtcaaTCCCAAATCATTTCAACGGAATTGGAATCATAGTCGAACGAAGTCAGCATCACGCATAGGCTTCTGATATGCCTGGAGGTTTCTTTTCATTGATAACTCGCATTTGTCAGGGTCACCTCTGTTGGATATGAGTCAACCTAGAAGTTTGCTTTTATGCTATGCGAATGTGGAAAGTCATCATTAGGAAACAGTTTTTTCTGGCATTATTATCATTGAATAATAGATATAGGAAATAAGTTCTGTTGTTCTATAATCAGAATCGTGTTAGGATAGCTTATGACAGTTCAAATTCTCGGGGTTCTacgaaaccgcaccaagcgcctCTTTGACTAACTTTATGACATTTTGATCGAAAAAGGCAAACAGAAATCAACTCAATTCATGTACGCATATTtattgtaggatatcctcagttactGGATTCATGGATATCCCACGATATATTTGTCCAAAGAGGTTTGTTTCTTAAAACGAAAATATAGATTTTACTCTTTCactttttccatacattttcttGGGGAtcaaatcggctatcatttgagatttttaTGGAGTTTGCACAAAAAATAAGGAGAAAAATATGTTGACGGCGACGGTGTtcgtcagaattttggtcggcgacgGCGGCGTTTTCGTCGTTACGCCAAAAACAATTTTAGCCGACAGCGTGAATCGGCTTGaacatttaattattattattattaaaaaaattagaaaatctgCACCATTCTGAACACATTAGAAAATTTACTAagtctttcaaaaaaaaatcatgtttttagaatttttaaaggtAATTGTACctaatttctacaggaaaattttCAGAACATCCATGTAaagtttcaaagaatttcttttgagtattcttcaaaatgcgtacaatttttttctgaatttctgcgaaaataaaaaaaaaatcacgtaacatTAATCGATATTTCAAAGAAATAGCACGAAATAGTTTTAAAGATATTTCTTCGTatatccggagacgagccagcctcgggctgaaagtctccttaataaagaaagaaaaaaaaatatttcttcgaaTTCATTCGGGAAAACACTtgcattgtccataagaaattcttcggaaatttcactaaaattattgaaataaacGAAAGGAGGAATGGCCGGAAATCATTCGGCGGAAAGCTATTTGGCCGGATAACACGTTAAGCCTAAAGAAGAGgatatcatttggccaaaatgaacaTTTAGGCCATGGTTTAGGCCAAACGGTTACAGTGAAAGTTTGCcagttggttttttttttaattagtgcGCTTTTTAGTTAAaagttcgctaattggggcgaaaccaaATTAAGAAGTCAAAATGTGATATCAAAATCAAGTTGCGTTTTGTTTTCTTGTTCGGCGGGATCGATGCTTTTTgaccttttttatttatttatttcatctttgGTTCAAAACTACACAGACTTAAGTATCTTGATTCTATATTTGAAGGCAAGTTTACtaacattaaaatcaaacataTCACATACATCGTTAAACAATCTACAACATCTGTCAAGAGGCTTGTTGTAACAGTAAGCAGTGCGGTGTACTGGAATCCAAagcaatgaatcgactgctttgagcgtgcttacagcggcacactaggagttaactttctgaaatcagtatggcgaaaggcatctaaggttcgatttctcaaaattaagcaccctaatcgaaaaaatatttggtaggcgtagtagcggacaccatccttcataaccggtaccaaatagtttttcattaaaagttcctaattttgagaaaaccgcgttagatgtctttcgccatacaaatttctggcggttaactcatgctggctattttgcgcatatactatagcgcctggatgtggcagcggcgagtagaaaatcagccactgccaataattcattggggATTGCATTATCAGCGGCTTTCCCGGAGCTCGCTACTGCAGTCAATGTTGTCACGGATCATGTCAAAAATTAAAAGTCGTTTTAAATACGTTAGGCGTTTGGAGAGTGTTTGCAAACCAATGAGTGCACATCTGTGCTCATACGGAAACAGGTTATCGGGATTGCTCCATGGCAGCCGTCGTAATTCGAATCTGACGAAACGTTTCTATGCGTGATGCTGATGCATTAGTCGCATGGTAAAGGGCCCAAATTTGAACTCCGTACTCAAGAATGCTTCGGACGGATgagaaataaagtattttcaaaGCATAAACATCATTGAAATGTGCAGAGTTGCGGCCCAGAAAGCCAAACCTAGTGTTGGCTTTAGAGATTGTCTTGGAGATGTGCTCGTTGAACCGAAGCTTACTGTCCAAGGTAAGCCCAAGATTCTTTTTTTGGAGTTAACACTCATTAACGGTAACTGGTCTATCGAATATTCAAATCTGATTGGTGATTGAACACGGGAAGAAGTTATGATTCTGCATTTGGTGGCATTGGCTTACATTCGAATTAATACAGTTGACGTTTCACGACGGTATACCAAGACGGTttagtttcaaaataataaGATCATGCGAAACTCCATCAAATGCCTTCTAGAAGTCAATGTGCACAGCATATACTTTGTTTCAGCTTCTCGATGCATCCAATACACTATTGGTGAAGCTGATCAAGTTAGAGAGCGTCGAGCGCTTTCGCATGAATGCTGAAATTCGGATATAACGGATTTAACGGCTGGATAAGGCTTATCATGCAACAGCTTATCGAATACTTTGGCCAAACAGTTTAGGATCGAAATAGGTCGATAATTTTCCACGCTATGTATGTTGCCGGATTTGAAAATTGGTATAATTGATGTGAGCTTCTAGGCATCAGGGAACACGCCATCCGCTAGTGATCGTTTGAATATTACCAGGGCGGGGACAGCCAGCGAGGCTGCACAGTTCTATATGAGCGATGGTGGAATCTGATCTGGACCAGGTCCCTTCGAATCGTCAACTGAATTAAGAGCGTTAAAATAGTGTCGAAACTGAGATATTCAATGCAAATCATAAACAACAAGGAAGGCCTGTCAAAACGTCTCAATTAGCGAACGGTATTCGCTTGttggccgaactgataattaattatggccaaaaaatcCGTTTGCCTTGacaggacgtttggccgaaatagtcgtttagCCAAACAGGTCATCAGGCCTAAAATGCCGtatggctgaaatggtcgtttgacagaaagggccatttggtcgaacggaGCATATGACCGTTTGCTGAAcggataatatggtcaa comes from Armigeres subalbatus isolate Guangzhou_Male chromosome 2, GZ_Asu_2, whole genome shotgun sequence and encodes:
- the LOC134210902 gene encoding protein windpipe, coding for MMTSSGVASSSATTTTNRRHLPQLALVALLVLLNAVAATNTSAYICPKGCECNNASIACSSASGLRSIDKSLPIKRLVLSGLELKKIPAHLENIRNITELDLSDNQLAEVNHLGKRIRRLNLSQNRITSGKLSKIPLYVESLNLSHNDITYLPLYLMKLKKLRSIELADNPINCTCETLHIRNWLTTRHVWSDQHIKCNAPQEFKGRPWLQVKQSDVCNEARRDGGYNWDDYEDENDLMLGDQADLNDDEEEDDDDFKKEYFPVGEKLKSQDPPMDIQNDEELEDASGSGPSDIGEEEKAEARKVADLSSTVEGSGAESDDSVRVGQVQNAVESEDDDGSGSGAGAFLTGLRAIGAEDSSEKPTDTDLEDSTSEEKPITPPDGLGIFGKGLDDDSTSSPATESTEGVMPVNVNVFADVSKGTSGGTDGPTEEQKSNISESPTRADTDSQGTYILLAILGIILISLILVVMCKRKPSSRNRRGKADLEAARGREMLDMDKNLLGKPVEKNGHSIPEQTPLINDKSDYQKVFSDKPNNYPPAKPERTSLDKPAMESFKPVPADRNKSKESLYENVPPNNNNNTVPLQNGNGPVGNGDLPGVHQPNHNVPSQADEEFLPPNGNPNQLQPEPIESPKSKRYSPIYVPTSPKSDRYSPVYSPETGRVKIKLTETPKPKTPILVTRSRSRAGDYITTTDQKF